DNA sequence from the Streptomyces sp. NBC_01264 genome:
TCCCCTCCAGCGGGCCCGGGCGGGCCTGCGCGACCTGCGGATCCGCTACCGGAAGGAGACGGCCCGATGAGCGAGAACACCGGTACCGCCACGGCCGCGCGGCCCGCCGCCATCGAGGTGCACGACGTGCACAAGTGGTTCGGCGGCCGGCGGGTCCTCGACGGGGTGAGCCTGACGGTCGCGCCGGGCACGGTCACCGTGATCCTGGGGCGCTCCGGATCCGGCAAGTCGACGCTGCTGCGGGTGCTCAACCACCTGGAGCGACCCGAGGCCGGGCACGTCAGCATCGGCGGCGAGCTGATCGGCGTCCAGCGGCACGGGGGCCGGCTCAAGGAGCTGCGGGAGCGGGCGATCCTCGCCCAGCGCGGCCGGATCGGCTTCGTCTTCCAGAACTTCAACCTCTTCCCGCACCTGACGGTGCTGGACAACGTCGCCGCGGCCCCGGTGGCCACCGGCAGGCTGTCCCGGCCGCAGGCACAGGCCCTGGCGCAGGATCTGCTGCGCCGCGTAGGACTCGGGAACCGCGGCGGCACCTACCCGCGGCAGCTGTCCGGCGGGCAGCAGCAGCGGGTGGCCATCGCCCGGGCCCTGGCCCTGCGGCCGGGGGTCATCCTCTTCGACGAACCCACGTCGGCGCTCGACCCCGAGCTGGTCGGGGAGGTGCTCTCGGTGATCAAGGACCTGGCCACCGGGGGCACCACCCTGGTGATCGTGACCCACGAGATCGGCTTCGCCCGCGAGGTGGCCGACGAGGTCGTCTTCCTGCACGAGGGCCGGATCGTCGAACAGGGCCCGCCCTCGCAGGTGCTGGACCATCCCGCGCACCCGCGCACCCGGGAGTTCCTCAGCAAGGTGCTCTGAGCACCCCGCCCCACCCGTCCCACACCCTCGCCAACTCCCCTTCTTCGCATCACCGAACCTCCGAACCTCCGAAAGGCAACACCATGCAGCGCCCGTCCCTCCTGCGCAACAGACTCGTCCGCGGCCTCGGCGCCACGACCGCCGCCGTCGCCCTCGCCGCCGGACTCACCGCGTGCGGCGGTGACGCGAAGGCCTCCGGCACCGCCTCGGGCCCGGGCTCGGACAAGGTGATCGTCGGCGCCGTCTCCAACGGAGCCGCCCAGCAGGCGAAACTGTCCGTCCCGGTCGTCGAGTCCCTGCGCGCGAAGCTCCCGAAGGAGGTGCGCGACCGCGGTGAGCTGGTCATCGGCGTCGGCGCCCTGCCCGCCGGCTTCCCGCCGCTCGCCTACGTCGGCACCGACCAGAAGACCCTCACCGGCGCGGAGCCCGACCTCGGCCGCCTCGTCGCCGCGACCCTGGGTCTGAAGCCCGTGGTGAAGAACTCCACGTGGGAGAACCTCTTCGTCGGCATCGACAGCGGCAAGGTCGACGTGGCCTTCTCCAACGTCACGGTCACCGAGGAGCGCAAGAAGAAGTACGACTTCGCCTCCTACCGGCAGGACAACCTGGCCTTCGAAGCGCTGAAGGAGAACACCTGGGAGTTCGGCGGCGACTACCGCAAGCTGGCGGGCCTGACGGTGTCGGTCAGCAAGGGCACCAACCAGGAGAAGATCCTCCTGGAGTGGCAGAAGAAACTCCAGTCCGAGGGCAAGGACATCACGGTCAAGTACTTCCCCGACGCCAACAGCGTCTACCTCGCGCTGAGCGGCAAGAAGATCGACCTCAACTTCGGTCCGAACCCGTCGATCTCCTACCACATCACCCAGACCGCGAGCGGCAACGCCCCGACGCGGAACGCCGGTTCGTTCTCCGGTGCCGGTGAGACCCTCCAGGGGCTGATCGCCGCGACCGCGAAGAAGGACAGCGGGCTGGCCGCGCCGGTGGCCGAGGCCATCAACCACCTCGCCAAGAGCGGCCAGTACCCGAAGCTCCTGACCGCCTGGAACCTCTCCAACGAGGCCGTGCCCACCTCCCTGGTGAACCCGCCCGGCCTGCCCACGACCAACTCCTGACCCCGCGGGCCGGCCGTCCCCGGCCCGTTCAGGCATCCCACGGAAGGAGGGTTCCGCTCCCATGCCCACCACCAGCACCACCAGCCCCGGTCCGGCTCCCAGCCACGTGACCCCGGTGGCCCCGGCGATCCCGACGCCCCCGCACGTGCTCGACAACCCGGCCTGGGCCTCGCTGTCCGGCGCCCACGCGGCCTTCGCCGTGCGGGCCGGCGCCCACGCCGCGCGCTACGACCCGGAGGTGGCCGTCTTCTCCGCGATCGCGGATCCGGCCGACGCCCGCTCCTGGGACGGGCTGCGCTCCCTGGCCGGCCCCGGCGGGACCGTATCGCTCTCCGGGGTGCTGACCCCGCCCCCCGGCTGGGAGACCCTCTGGTCGGGGCGGGGGGTCCAGCTCGTCGACACCTCGCTGCGTGCCGAGCCCGCCCCCGAGGCCGTGCGGCTCGGGGCGGCGGACGTGCCCGAGGTCCTGGAGCTGATCGAGCTGACGAAGCCGGGGCCCTTCCTGCCCCGCACCATCGAGCTGGGCACGTACCTGGGCATCCGCCACCGGGGCCGGCTGGTCGCCATGGCCGGGGAGCGGCTGCGCCCGCCCGGCTGGACGGAGATCAGCGCGGTCTGCACCCATCCCGGCTTCCGGGGCAGGGGGCTGGCGACGCGTCTGGTCCGCGCCGTCGCCGCGGGCATCCGGGACCGGGGAGACGCGCCGTTCCTGCACACGGCGGCCGAGAACACCGATGCGGTCCGCCTTTACGAGTCGATCGGTTTCACCGTGCGCCACAGGCCCTTCTTCCTGGCCTTCCGGGCGCCCGGCGGCGCGGACGACACGGCCGCCACACGCATTTAACAGTGCCGCATTCTTTTTCATATTCCCGTCATTTCCACGGCCCTGATGTTCGGGCACGCACTTTCCGAGGAGCGCCGGCGTGAAATTCCTGGCCATCACCCTGATCACGGACGGCACGGACCCGGCGACGGGCGCCCCGACTCCCACGCGCGAGCGGTTCCGGCAGGTGGTCGCCGCCGCGCTGCAGGCCGAGGAGCTCGGCTTCGACGGGTTCGGGGTCGGCGAGCGGCACGAGCGGCCGTTCCTGTCGTCCTCGCCGCCCGTGGTGCTCTCCCACATCGCCGCGCTGACCCGGCGCATCCGGCTGTACACCGCGGTCACCACCCTGAGCCTGCTCGACCCGGTGCGGGCGTACGAGGACTACGCGACCCTCGACCATCTCAGCGACGGCCGACTGGAGCTGATGATCGGCAAGGGGAACGGCACCGCGCAGCGCGAGCTGTTCGACGTCACCCCCGAGGACCAGTGGGAGCGCAACTCCGAGGGCTACGAGCTGTTCCGCCAGATCTGGAGCGAGGACAAGGTGACGGCCAGTCCGCGCTTCCGGCCGGCCCTGACCGCCGCCGAGGTGCTGCCCCGGCCGTACCAGAGGACCCTGCGCGTGTGGCACGGCAGCGCCACGAGCAGGGAGTCCGTGGATCTCGCGGCGCGCTACGGCGACCCGCTCTTCTCCGCCAACGTCACCCACCCGATCGGCCCGTACGCCGAGCTGATCCGGCACTACCGCGAGCGCTGGGAGCACTACGGACACGATCCGGCCCACGCGGTCGTGGGCGCGGGCACGGCGGGCTTCCACACGGCGGCCACCTCGCAGGGCGCGGTGGCCGCGTTCCGGCCGGCCTTCGCGCGCTACCTCGCCGCCCATGCCGCTCAGGGCATCGAGCCGGTCTTTCCCACCCTGGAGGACTTCGTCGAGCGGAGCTCGGCCCTGATCGGCAGCCCCGAGCAGGTGATCGAGAAGGTGCACCGCTACCACGAGGAGTTCGGCCACACGGTCCTGCACCTCCAGGCCGAGCCGGGCGGGCTGACCGAGACCCAGCACCGGGACTCCCTGGCCCTGTTCCAGTCGCGGATCGCACCGGAGCTGCGCCGCTCGATTCCGGACCCCACCTTCGGCTGAGGCCGAGAGGGACAGTTGACAGAAGCACCCCCCTGCACCACCCTTTCACTACTTGCCTAGTGAAAGGGTGGTGTTGTCGTGCTGGAGTACCGCATCGATCGGCGCAGCGGCATCGCCACGTACCTGCAGATCGTCCAGCAGACCAAACAGGCCCTTCGCCTGGGGCTGTTGGAGCCCGGCGACAAGCTGCCGACCGCACGTGAGGTCGTCGAGGCCACTGCCATCAACCCGAACACCGTCCTCAAGGCCTACCGCGAACTGGAACGCGAGGGCCTCGTGGAGGCGAAGCGGGGACTGGGCACCTTCATCCGCAAGTCCTTGGGCGGCGCCCCGGCGGAATCCCCGCTGCGCGCCGAACT
Encoded proteins:
- a CDS encoding amino acid ABC transporter ATP-binding protein, with protein sequence MSENTGTATAARPAAIEVHDVHKWFGGRRVLDGVSLTVAPGTVTVILGRSGSGKSTLLRVLNHLERPEAGHVSIGGELIGVQRHGGRLKELRERAILAQRGRIGFVFQNFNLFPHLTVLDNVAAAPVATGRLSRPQAQALAQDLLRRVGLGNRGGTYPRQLSGGQQQRVAIARALALRPGVILFDEPTSALDPELVGEVLSVIKDLATGGTTLVIVTHEIGFAREVADEVVFLHEGRIVEQGPPSQVLDHPAHPRTREFLSKVL
- a CDS encoding transporter substrate-binding domain-containing protein, whose translation is MQRPSLLRNRLVRGLGATTAAVALAAGLTACGGDAKASGTASGPGSDKVIVGAVSNGAAQQAKLSVPVVESLRAKLPKEVRDRGELVIGVGALPAGFPPLAYVGTDQKTLTGAEPDLGRLVAATLGLKPVVKNSTWENLFVGIDSGKVDVAFSNVTVTEERKKKYDFASYRQDNLAFEALKENTWEFGGDYRKLAGLTVSVSKGTNQEKILLEWQKKLQSEGKDITVKYFPDANSVYLALSGKKIDLNFGPNPSISYHITQTASGNAPTRNAGSFSGAGETLQGLIAATAKKDSGLAAPVAEAINHLAKSGQYPKLLTAWNLSNEAVPTSLVNPPGLPTTNS
- a CDS encoding GNAT family N-acetyltransferase, with translation MPTTSTTSPGPAPSHVTPVAPAIPTPPHVLDNPAWASLSGAHAAFAVRAGAHAARYDPEVAVFSAIADPADARSWDGLRSLAGPGGTVSLSGVLTPPPGWETLWSGRGVQLVDTSLRAEPAPEAVRLGAADVPEVLELIELTKPGPFLPRTIELGTYLGIRHRGRLVAMAGERLRPPGWTEISAVCTHPGFRGRGLATRLVRAVAAGIRDRGDAPFLHTAAENTDAVRLYESIGFTVRHRPFFLAFRAPGGADDTAATRI
- a CDS encoding LLM class flavin-dependent oxidoreductase, whose amino-acid sequence is MKFLAITLITDGTDPATGAPTPTRERFRQVVAAALQAEELGFDGFGVGERHERPFLSSSPPVVLSHIAALTRRIRLYTAVTTLSLLDPVRAYEDYATLDHLSDGRLELMIGKGNGTAQRELFDVTPEDQWERNSEGYELFRQIWSEDKVTASPRFRPALTAAEVLPRPYQRTLRVWHGSATSRESVDLAARYGDPLFSANVTHPIGPYAELIRHYRERWEHYGHDPAHAVVGAGTAGFHTAATSQGAVAAFRPAFARYLAAHAAQGIEPVFPTLEDFVERSSALIGSPEQVIEKVHRYHEEFGHTVLHLQAEPGGLTETQHRDSLALFQSRIAPELRRSIPDPTFG
- a CDS encoding GntR family transcriptional regulator — protein: MLEYRIDRRSGIATYLQIVQQTKQALRLGLLEPGDKLPTAREVVEATAINPNTVLKAYRELEREGLVEAKRGLGTFIRKSLGGAPAESPLRAELADWARRAREAGMERDDAAALFSAVLEEHFKGDEDV